A genome region from Thermococcus gorgonarius includes the following:
- the wtpC gene encoding tungstate ABC transporter ATP-binding protein WtpC, whose amino-acid sequence MLRVEGISKDYKEFHLRDITFSVKRGEYFVLLGPSGAGKTVLLEIIAGILEPDSGRVILNEKDVTTLPPEKRGLAYVPQDYALFPNMSVFDNIAFGLKLRGVPKDERERKVRELAEVLGIEHLLHRNPQTLSGGERQRVAIARALAVEPPLILLDEPFANLDVQTRGNLIREMKRWKRELNFTAIQVTHSFEEAVSLGDRVGVMLNGRLVQVGSVKEVFSRPENEDVAKFLGFENIIEGEARGGILTANGMKIELPLKVEGRVRIGVRPEDIVLSTQPIKTSARNEFEATVESIEELGPLVRVHLSVGGLILKAFITRSSMIEMGIKPGKRVYASFKASAIHVF is encoded by the coding sequence ATGCTCAGAGTTGAGGGAATTTCAAAGGATTACAAGGAGTTCCATCTGAGGGATATAACTTTCTCGGTTAAGCGGGGGGAGTACTTTGTGCTTCTAGGTCCCAGCGGGGCAGGAAAGACAGTCCTGCTGGAGATCATAGCAGGTATACTGGAACCCGACTCGGGCAGGGTTATACTCAACGAGAAAGATGTAACAACACTGCCGCCGGAGAAGAGGGGTCTCGCCTATGTCCCACAGGATTATGCCCTTTTTCCCAACATGAGCGTCTTCGATAACATCGCCTTTGGATTAAAGCTCAGAGGGGTTCCCAAAGATGAGAGGGAAAGGAAAGTGCGGGAGTTGGCTGAGGTCTTGGGAATCGAACACCTGCTCCACAGGAACCCCCAAACCCTAAGCGGTGGAGAAAGGCAGAGAGTAGCCATAGCCCGGGCTCTGGCCGTTGAACCGCCCCTTATCCTCCTGGACGAGCCCTTTGCCAACCTCGACGTCCAGACAAGGGGAAACCTTATCAGAGAAATGAAACGCTGGAAGAGAGAGCTGAATTTCACGGCCATTCAGGTCACGCATTCGTTTGAAGAGGCAGTAAGCCTTGGCGATCGGGTTGGTGTAATGCTCAACGGAAGGTTAGTCCAGGTTGGCTCGGTTAAGGAGGTGTTCTCAAGGCCAGAAAACGAAGATGTGGCAAAGTTTCTGGGTTTTGAGAACATTATTGAGGGTGAAGCACGCGGGGGAATTCTCACTGCAAACGGCATGAAAATAGAACTCCCCCTGAAGGTGGAGGGAAGGGTTCGCATTGGAGTAAGGCCGGAGGACATAGTGCTCTCCACACAACCAATCAAGACCTCCGCCAGAAACGAGTTTGAGGCAACGGTGGAGTCAATTGAAGAGCTCGGTCCACTGGTTCGCGTGCACCTGTCCGTTGGTGGCCTCATTTTGAAGGCTTTTATCACACGTTCCTCGATGATTGAAATGGGCATAAAGCCCGGGAAAAGAGTCTACGCAAGTTTTAAAGCGAGCGCAATACACGTGTTTTAG
- a CDS encoding Lrp/AsnC family transcriptional regulator — protein MVKSYVLLTIEIGKVESVIEALKQIPGVIRADAVTGPYDAIVYIEANDLGELTKKILHDIHNIDGVIDTTTAIVVEMEEK, from the coding sequence ATGGTTAAGTCCTACGTGTTGCTGACGATAGAGATTGGAAAGGTTGAAAGCGTTATAGAGGCTCTGAAGCAGATACCCGGAGTAATCAGGGCAGATGCAGTTACCGGGCCCTACGATGCAATAGTCTACATAGAGGCCAACGACCTCGGCGAGCTGACAAAGAAGATACTCCACGACATCCACAACATCGACGGCGTCATTGACACCACAACGGCAATAGTAGTTGAAATGGAAGAGAAGTGA
- the gltA gene encoding NADPH-dependent glutamate synthase translates to MAVRRKLIKERVPTPERPPEERIRDFAEVNLGYTFELAVKEAERCLQCPVEYAPCIKGCPVHINIPGFIGKLVEHRDDPDRAVKEALNVIWTCNSLPATTGRVCPQEDQCEMNCVMGRVGDKINIGKLERFVADYAREHGIDEELLFEMVPKIEKKGQKVAIIGAGPAGLTAAGELAKLGYDVTIYEALHEPGGVLMYGIPEFRLPKSIVESEIEKLKKLGVKILTDHVVGKTVTIEELLQEYDAVFIGSGAGTPRLVDAPGVNLNGIYTANEFLTRVNLMKAYLFPEYDTPVKVGKKVIVIGAGNTAMDAARSARRFGAEVTIAYRRGPEDVSAREEEVEHAKEEGIKFEFFVNPVEFIGDENGNVKAVKFEKMKALEERDARGKRKIVGTGEYITLEADTVIIAIGKHPNRLIINTPGLKVERGRIVVDENMMTSIPGVFAGGDAIRGEATVILAMGDGRKAAKAIHEYLTKKREGQNA, encoded by the coding sequence ATGGCGGTTAGAAGAAAGCTCATCAAGGAGCGCGTTCCCACCCCTGAAAGACCCCCTGAGGAGAGGATTAGGGATTTTGCCGAGGTCAACCTAGGTTACACCTTCGAGCTAGCGGTGAAGGAAGCTGAAAGGTGCCTCCAGTGCCCGGTCGAATATGCCCCCTGTATCAAGGGCTGTCCCGTTCACATTAACATACCGGGCTTTATAGGCAAGCTCGTTGAGCACCGCGATGACCCGGACAGGGCCGTAAAAGAGGCCCTCAACGTCATCTGGACCTGCAACTCGCTTCCAGCTACTACTGGCCGCGTCTGCCCGCAGGAGGACCAGTGTGAGATGAACTGTGTCATGGGCAGGGTAGGAGACAAGATAAACATCGGCAAGCTCGAGCGCTTTGTTGCCGACTACGCGAGGGAGCACGGCATAGACGAGGAGCTTCTCTTTGAGATGGTGCCAAAGATAGAGAAGAAGGGACAAAAGGTGGCTATCATCGGTGCCGGTCCGGCTGGACTTACCGCCGCTGGAGAACTGGCTAAGCTCGGCTACGACGTTACAATCTACGAGGCCCTCCACGAACCCGGAGGAGTCCTGATGTACGGCATTCCCGAGTTCAGACTGCCCAAGAGCATCGTCGAGAGCGAGATTGAAAAGCTAAAGAAGCTCGGCGTCAAAATACTCACGGACCACGTCGTTGGAAAGACGGTAACCATCGAGGAGCTCCTCCAGGAGTACGACGCAGTCTTCATAGGCTCTGGAGCAGGAACGCCGAGGCTCGTCGACGCTCCGGGAGTGAACCTCAACGGCATCTACACGGCCAACGAGTTTCTGACGAGGGTCAACCTCATGAAGGCCTACCTCTTCCCCGAGTACGACACTCCAGTTAAGGTTGGCAAGAAGGTCATCGTCATTGGGGCGGGCAATACCGCCATGGACGCCGCGAGGAGCGCGAGGCGCTTTGGGGCGGAGGTCACAATAGCCTACCGCCGTGGTCCGGAGGACGTTTCTGCCAGGGAAGAAGAGGTCGAGCACGCCAAAGAAGAGGGCATAAAGTTCGAGTTCTTCGTCAACCCGGTGGAGTTCATAGGCGACGAGAACGGCAACGTCAAGGCTGTGAAGTTCGAGAAGATGAAAGCCCTGGAAGAGAGGGACGCGAGAGGAAAGAGGAAGATTGTTGGCACAGGCGAGTACATCACCCTTGAGGCCGACACTGTCATCATAGCCATCGGAAAGCACCCGAACAGGCTCATCATTAACACCCCCGGCCTCAAGGTCGAGCGCGGTAGAATAGTCGTTGATGAGAACATGATGACGAGCATTCCTGGAGTTTTCGCCGGCGGAGACGCGATAAGAGGTGAAGCAACCGTTATCTTGGCTATGGGTGACGGAAGAAAAGCCGCCAAGGCCATCCACGAGTACCTCACGAAGAAGAGGGAAGGGCAGAACGCCTGA
- the wtpB gene encoding tungstate ABC transporter permease WtpB, which translates to MRRGYTFYLFAALGSFLVVYISLPIAVIFIKQSADLEMLSRIMHDPLVVSAIKNSLLTATAATLIALLLGVPLGYVLARADFPGKSVVQALVDVPIVIPHSVVGIMLLVTFSKAILDSYTGIIAAMLFVSAPFTVNAARDGFLAVDEKLEAVARTLGASPLRAFFSITLPIALPSIASGLIMTWARAISEVGAILIVAYYPKTAQVLILEYFNNYGLRASRPIAVIMVGLSLMIFVILRWLVWRAKNAQS; encoded by the coding sequence ATGAGGAGGGGCTACACCTTTTACCTTTTTGCAGCACTGGGGAGCTTCCTGGTGGTCTACATATCCCTTCCGATAGCGGTAATTTTCATTAAACAGTCTGCCGATTTGGAAATGCTCTCCAGAATTATGCACGATCCCCTCGTAGTTTCTGCGATTAAGAACTCTCTCTTAACAGCCACCGCGGCGACACTTATAGCACTGCTCCTCGGTGTCCCCCTCGGATACGTTCTGGCTAGAGCTGACTTTCCGGGGAAGAGTGTAGTCCAGGCCCTTGTTGATGTGCCAATCGTCATACCGCACTCCGTGGTTGGAATAATGCTTCTGGTTACGTTCTCAAAGGCCATTCTGGATAGTTATACCGGGATAATAGCGGCCATGCTCTTCGTTTCGGCGCCTTTTACTGTGAACGCCGCCAGAGACGGCTTTCTGGCAGTCGATGAAAAGCTTGAGGCCGTTGCCAGGACACTCGGAGCATCGCCTTTAAGGGCCTTCTTCTCGATCACCCTGCCAATAGCCCTCCCCTCGATAGCGAGCGGCCTTATAATGACGTGGGCTAGGGCGATAAGCGAGGTTGGTGCTATTCTGATAGTTGCCTATTATCCAAAAACCGCCCAGGTTCTTATCCTGGAGTACTTCAACAACTATGGCCTCAGGGCTTCGAGACCGATAGCGGTGATAATGGTGGGTTTGAGCCTGATGATCTTTGTAATCCTTCGCTGGCTGGTGTGGAGGGCCAAAAATGCTCAGAGTTGA
- a CDS encoding RNA-binding domain-containing protein, which translates to MELFEEVEVEAYVYPTEDIEKVKRAMLNLIPDLEFEAFDKGDDYIILTGKTKSKKALNRLYELFRGQAILDTARSFLEEGYFGEEIIIKVNKQAAYAGVVNFNEESPLGPITIIIRTKDPKRLMKWLAPRTKDGVPIE; encoded by the coding sequence ATGGAGCTGTTCGAGGAAGTTGAGGTGGAAGCTTACGTTTATCCAACAGAGGACATCGAGAAGGTAAAGAGGGCCATGCTCAACCTGATTCCGGATCTGGAGTTCGAGGCGTTTGATAAAGGAGATGATTATATAATCTTAACCGGAAAGACGAAGAGTAAAAAGGCCCTAAACCGGCTCTATGAGCTATTCAGGGGGCAGGCCATACTTGACACGGCCCGCTCCTTTTTGGAGGAGGGATACTTCGGAGAGGAAATAATAATTAAGGTTAACAAGCAGGCGGCCTACGCTGGAGTTGTAAACTTCAACGAGGAGTCTCCGTTGGGCCCAATAACGATAATCATAAGGACAAAAGACCCCAAAAGGCTCATGAAGTGGCTCGCTCCCAGAACCAAGGACGGCGTTCCGATAGAGTGA
- a CDS encoding signal recognition particle protein Srp19 yields MPRFVVWPSELDGRLSRKYGRLVPKNMAVDSPSFSEVEDALLAIGVKIIEKDHTKLNPRLSGLDEELRTRGFFVVESPHGKAKTLKMVTQKIRELRKRSEDRRKSKRRKR; encoded by the coding sequence ATGCCAAGGTTCGTAGTATGGCCCAGTGAACTAGACGGCAGGCTTTCGAGGAAGTATGGAAGACTGGTTCCAAAGAATATGGCGGTGGATTCACCCTCATTCTCTGAAGTCGAGGATGCTTTGCTGGCCATCGGGGTGAAGATTATAGAAAAAGATCACACCAAGCTCAACCCCAGGCTTTCAGGACTTGACGAAGAGCTAAGGACGAGGGGCTTCTTCGTGGTCGAATCACCGCACGGAAAAGCTAAAACACTTAAAATGGTCACTCAAAAGATACGCGAACTAAGAAAGCGCTCGGAAGATAGAAGGAAGTCCAAGAGGAGGAAGCGCTGA
- a CDS encoding sulfide/dihydroorotate dehydrogenase-like FAD/NAD-binding protein — MPYKILDKKELAMNEVWYKIHAPHVAKKVRPGQFVIVRAFPNGERIPLTPVTWDREEGWITLITFVRGKTTMRMANELKPGDEILNVAGPLGNPAPMKKFGKILAIGLITGAVEVFPIAKAWQEFGNEVTTLHVSPNPMVILKEEFEQAVSRHIVEGFDLQPGWGMNEIAQELVKRAVAKVKELLESEHWDLVFIVGPAGGQKAVFDVVKDYGIPMEADLHPIMVDGTGMCGSCRVTVGGEVKFACIDGPGFDAYKVDWDELIKRVGFYTDMERRALEEYLKQLQAQGGEQ, encoded by the coding sequence ATGCCTTACAAGATACTTGACAAGAAGGAGCTCGCCATGAACGAGGTCTGGTACAAGATACATGCCCCTCACGTGGCGAAGAAGGTCCGGCCTGGGCAGTTCGTCATAGTCAGGGCATTCCCGAACGGCGAGAGGATTCCCCTAACTCCAGTCACCTGGGACAGGGAGGAGGGATGGATAACCCTCATAACCTTCGTCCGTGGAAAAACTACAATGAGAATGGCGAACGAGCTTAAGCCCGGCGATGAGATTCTCAACGTTGCCGGCCCGCTTGGAAACCCAGCCCCAATGAAAAAGTTTGGCAAGATACTCGCGATAGGCCTGATTACTGGTGCCGTTGAGGTCTTTCCTATAGCCAAGGCCTGGCAGGAGTTCGGAAACGAGGTTACAACGCTCCACGTCTCACCGAACCCGATGGTTATTCTAAAGGAGGAGTTCGAGCAGGCCGTTTCGAGGCACATAGTTGAGGGCTTTGACCTTCAGCCCGGATGGGGAATGAACGAGATTGCTCAAGAGCTTGTTAAGAGGGCGGTTGCCAAGGTTAAGGAGCTCCTTGAGAGCGAGCACTGGGACCTGGTCTTCATAGTCGGTCCTGCAGGTGGCCAGAAGGCAGTTTTCGATGTTGTAAAGGATTACGGCATACCCATGGAGGCTGACCTCCACCCGATTATGGTCGATGGAACGGGCATGTGCGGTTCCTGCCGTGTTACCGTCGGCGGTGAGGTTAAGTTCGCCTGTATAGACGGGCCCGGGTTTGACGCCTACAAGGTTGACTGGGACGAGCTGATCAAGAGGGTCGGCTTCTACACCGACATGGAGAGGCGGGCCCTCGAGGAGTACCTCAAGCAGCTCCAGGCCCAGGGAGGTGAGCAGTGA
- a CDS encoding tRNA (adenine-N1)-methyltransferase: MREGEKVLLVDPRGKRYLVTISNREFHTDLGILNLGELHEKDYGDTIESHRGEKFKILKPDINDIIAKMRRGPQIVHPKDAGIIIAYAGISPGDTVIEAGAGSGALTIFLANIVGPSGRVISYEVREDHAEIARKNVELAGFSDRVTIKLKDIYEGIDEDRADHIVLDLPQPERVLPHAVEVLRPGGYFVAYTPCANQVHRFFQAFQEYREHFMKPRVVEVLVREQEVKRDCMRPKTTMLAHTGYITFLRKL, translated from the coding sequence GTGAGGGAAGGAGAAAAGGTTCTTCTCGTTGATCCGAGGGGGAAAAGGTATCTGGTCACGATATCAAACAGGGAATTTCATACCGATCTGGGAATACTCAATCTGGGAGAGCTCCATGAGAAGGACTACGGCGACACCATAGAGAGCCATCGAGGGGAAAAGTTCAAGATACTAAAGCCTGACATCAACGACATAATAGCAAAGATGAGACGAGGACCTCAGATAGTTCACCCGAAGGATGCGGGCATAATAATAGCCTACGCAGGAATTTCCCCCGGCGACACGGTTATAGAAGCCGGAGCCGGAAGTGGTGCGCTCACAATTTTCCTGGCCAACATAGTGGGGCCGAGCGGGAGGGTGATCAGCTACGAAGTCAGAGAGGATCATGCCGAGATAGCCAGGAAAAACGTCGAACTGGCCGGCTTCTCAGACAGGGTCACGATAAAGCTTAAGGACATCTACGAGGGAATAGACGAGGACCGTGCAGACCACATCGTTCTTGATCTCCCCCAGCCGGAGAGGGTTCTTCCTCACGCGGTTGAGGTTCTTCGTCCTGGAGGATATTTCGTTGCTTACACTCCCTGCGCCAACCAGGTTCACCGCTTCTTCCAGGCGTTTCAGGAGTACAGGGAGCACTTCATGAAACCCAGGGTCGTCGAAGTTCTCGTCAGGGAACAGGAGGTAAAGAGGGACTGTATGAGACCAAAGACAACAATGCTGGCCCATACTGGCTATATAACCTTCCTCAGGAAGCTCTAG
- the wtpA gene encoding tungstate ABC transporter substrate-binding protein WtpA has product MRKAGLLLTTVLLLTVLSAGCINSNSAGNKETLIIFHAGSLSIPFQQLEKEFQNYAKENLNVEVVFQDEASGSVKAVRKVTDLHREADIVATADYTLIPQMLVSNYTDFYVLFATNEIVIAFTDKSKYADEMKAHPEKWYEILARPGVTFGFSDPNQDPCGYRSVMVMKLADLYYEKPIFETLVEKNTNIYANGTHIYTPKEIELKTNKVVIRPKETDLTGLVESGSLDYFFIYKSVAEQHNLSYIALPDEINLKDFNKANYYGQVTITLGSTGKTIEAKPIVYGVTVLKDAPHRDLAIEFLKFLLGENGQRVFKENHQDFLNPPVAFGNVPDGIKDLVRVEK; this is encoded by the coding sequence ATGAGAAAGGCAGGACTACTGCTAACGACCGTTCTTCTGCTGACCGTTCTCTCAGCCGGATGTATAAACTCGAATTCTGCAGGAAATAAGGAGACCTTGATAATTTTCCACGCGGGTTCGCTCAGCATTCCATTCCAGCAGCTGGAAAAGGAGTTCCAGAATTACGCCAAAGAGAACCTCAACGTTGAGGTTGTCTTCCAGGACGAGGCCAGTGGGAGCGTTAAGGCCGTTAGAAAGGTCACCGATCTCCACAGGGAAGCAGATATCGTCGCGACCGCGGACTACACCCTTATTCCGCAGATGCTCGTCTCGAACTACACGGACTTCTACGTGCTCTTCGCCACCAACGAGATAGTTATAGCGTTCACCGACAAAAGCAAGTACGCCGACGAGATGAAGGCCCATCCAGAAAAATGGTACGAGATCCTCGCCAGGCCGGGGGTTACCTTTGGCTTTTCCGATCCGAACCAGGACCCCTGCGGCTACCGTTCGGTAATGGTAATGAAGCTGGCGGATCTCTACTACGAAAAGCCGATCTTCGAGACTCTGGTTGAGAAGAACACCAACATATACGCCAACGGCACCCATATCTACACACCCAAAGAGATCGAGCTAAAAACCAATAAGGTCGTCATAAGGCCGAAGGAGACCGATTTAACTGGCCTCGTCGAAAGTGGAAGCCTCGACTACTTTTTCATTTACAAAAGCGTTGCCGAACAGCACAACCTGAGCTACATCGCCCTGCCGGACGAGATAAACCTGAAGGATTTCAACAAGGCCAACTACTACGGTCAAGTCACCATAACCCTTGGCTCTACCGGGAAAACAATAGAGGCCAAACCCATCGTCTACGGCGTCACAGTGCTCAAGGACGCCCCTCACAGAGACCTGGCGATAGAGTTCCTCAAGTTCCTCCTCGGGGAGAACGGTCAGAGGGTTTTCAAGGAGAACCACCAGGATTTCCTCAACCCGCCTGTGGCCTTTGGAAACGTTCCCGATGGGATAAAAGATCTTGTCAGGGTGGAAAAATGA
- a CDS encoding ATP-dependent DNA helicase: MKISELPVDGRIKKVILERGIEELYPPQAEALKSGVLEGKNLVLAIPTASGKTLVSEIVMLNKLLKEGGKAVYLVPLKALAEEKYREFKEWERLGIRVAATTGDYDSTDEWLGKYDIIVATAEKFDSLLRHGARWIDKVKLVVADEVHLLGSYDRGATLEMILTHLMDKAQILALSATVGNAEELAEWLNAELIVSDWRPVELRKGIFHLGTLFWEDGKIDRYPENWYSLVVDAVKRGKGALVFVNTRRSAEKEAIALSKLVSGYLTKPEKRALENLASQLERNPTSEKLKKALKGGVAFHHAGLSRVERTLIEDAFREGLVKVITATPTLSAGLNLPAFRVVIRDTKRYSNFGWVDIPVLEIQQMMGRAGRPKYDKVGEAIIVARTENPKKLMERYVHGKPEKLFSMLANEQAFRSQVLALITNFGVRNFQELVNFLSKTFYAHQRGDTLSLEYKAKDIVYFLIENEFIDIDLENNFIPLPLGKRTSHLYIDPLTAKKFKDAFPKLEKNPNPFGIFQLIAATPDMATLTVRRGEMEDYLDLAYELEEKLYTGIPYYEDSRFQGFLSQVKTAKVLLDWINEVPEVRIYETYNVDPGDLYRILELADWLMYSLIELYKLFEPKGDVLQYLRDLHLRLRHGVREELLELVKLPNIGRKRARALYNAGFRNVEAILTAKPRDLLQVEGIGLKILEDIYKHLGVEHTLEVKEKPKKKGNLYDYLK, encoded by the coding sequence ATGAAAATCAGTGAACTACCCGTTGACGGGAGAATAAAGAAGGTAATCCTGGAGAGGGGGATCGAAGAGCTCTATCCGCCGCAGGCAGAAGCCCTTAAAAGCGGCGTTTTGGAAGGGAAAAACCTCGTTTTGGCCATCCCTACGGCGAGCGGAAAGACTCTCGTGAGCGAGATAGTTATGCTAAACAAGCTTTTGAAAGAGGGAGGTAAGGCTGTTTATCTGGTTCCGCTCAAAGCCCTTGCCGAAGAAAAATACCGCGAGTTCAAGGAGTGGGAGAGGCTCGGAATTAGAGTGGCGGCAACTACCGGAGATTACGACTCAACGGATGAGTGGCTCGGGAAGTACGACATAATCGTTGCCACCGCCGAAAAGTTTGACTCACTCCTGAGGCACGGTGCCAGATGGATTGATAAGGTAAAGCTCGTCGTTGCCGATGAAGTTCATCTCCTGGGTTCCTACGACAGGGGGGCAACCCTCGAGATGATTTTAACGCATCTCATGGACAAAGCACAGATTCTGGCTCTAAGCGCGACCGTTGGAAACGCTGAAGAACTTGCCGAGTGGCTCAACGCGGAGCTCATAGTGAGCGACTGGCGCCCGGTTGAGCTGAGGAAAGGAATCTTCCACCTCGGAACCCTCTTCTGGGAGGACGGAAAAATAGACCGCTATCCCGAGAACTGGTATTCCCTGGTTGTGGATGCTGTGAAGAGGGGTAAAGGTGCGCTCGTCTTTGTGAACACCCGAAGAAGTGCGGAGAAAGAGGCGATTGCCCTATCAAAGCTCGTCTCTGGTTATCTGACCAAACCCGAGAAGAGAGCCCTTGAAAATCTGGCGTCCCAGCTGGAAAGGAACCCCACCAGTGAAAAGCTGAAGAAAGCCCTGAAAGGTGGCGTTGCCTTTCATCACGCCGGTTTAAGCAGGGTTGAAAGGACTCTAATAGAGGACGCCTTCAGAGAGGGCCTCGTCAAGGTAATAACGGCGACGCCGACACTTTCGGCCGGACTAAACCTCCCCGCCTTTCGCGTTGTAATCCGCGACACCAAACGCTATTCCAACTTCGGCTGGGTAGATATTCCCGTCCTTGAGATACAGCAGATGATGGGTCGCGCTGGGAGGCCGAAGTACGATAAAGTTGGCGAGGCCATTATAGTTGCCAGAACCGAGAACCCGAAGAAGCTCATGGAGCGCTACGTTCACGGGAAGCCGGAGAAGCTTTTCTCCATGCTGGCCAATGAACAGGCATTCAGGAGCCAGGTTCTGGCGTTGATAACAAACTTTGGCGTTAGAAACTTCCAGGAACTCGTGAATTTTCTCTCGAAGACGTTCTACGCCCATCAGAGAGGGGATACGCTCTCGCTCGAGTACAAGGCCAAGGACATAGTCTATTTCCTGATCGAGAACGAGTTCATAGACATTGATCTCGAGAACAACTTCATTCCCCTCCCCCTGGGAAAAAGAACTTCCCACCTTTACATCGATCCGTTGACCGCCAAAAAGTTCAAGGACGCGTTCCCCAAGCTCGAAAAGAATCCAAATCCGTTCGGGATATTTCAGCTTATAGCCGCTACCCCCGACATGGCCACTCTGACTGTCAGAAGGGGCGAAATGGAGGATTACCTCGACCTTGCCTATGAACTTGAGGAGAAACTCTACACGGGCATACCCTACTATGAGGATTCCCGCTTCCAGGGTTTCCTAAGTCAGGTTAAAACGGCCAAAGTTCTTCTCGACTGGATAAACGAGGTTCCAGAGGTTAGGATATACGAGACCTACAACGTAGACCCCGGTGACCTCTACCGGATCCTGGAGCTGGCGGACTGGCTGATGTACTCTTTGATAGAGCTCTACAAGCTCTTTGAACCGAAGGGAGATGTTCTCCAGTATCTCCGTGACCTTCACCTGAGGCTCAGACACGGAGTTCGCGAGGAGCTCCTTGAGCTCGTTAAACTCCCGAACATTGGAAGAAAGAGGGCAAGGGCACTCTACAATGCCGGCTTCAGGAACGTTGAAGCGATACTCACAGCCAAACCGCGGGACTTGCTCCAGGTCGAAGGCATCGGCTTGAAAATACTTGAAGACATCTACAAACATTTGGGAGTTGAACATACCCTCGAAGTGAAAGAAAAGCCCAAGAAAAAAGGCAATCTCTACGACTACCTTAAATAG
- a CDS encoding dephospho-CoA kinase — MIVIVTGMPGSGKSKIVKEFEKRGIPSVSLGDIVREETVKRGLELTKENVAKVSIRLRQELGQNAVAKLAVEKVRAFLKNSGVVVIDGVRSLDEVGTFRGAFPDERIMIVAVHTPPKQRFERLKARGRHDDPKTWEDFEERDWKELRFGIGGVIAMADYMIINDGTHEEYEKKVRELVDMILNGI, encoded by the coding sequence ATGATAGTGATAGTTACCGGAATGCCCGGTTCTGGAAAGAGCAAAATTGTAAAGGAGTTTGAGAAAAGAGGTATTCCCAGCGTTTCTCTCGGTGACATTGTAAGGGAAGAAACCGTAAAGCGAGGTCTTGAGCTCACCAAAGAGAACGTGGCCAAGGTGAGCATTCGCCTGAGACAGGAGCTCGGCCAAAATGCCGTTGCAAAGCTGGCCGTGGAGAAAGTTAGAGCTTTCCTAAAAAACAGCGGTGTGGTAGTCATAGACGGCGTCCGATCGCTCGACGAGGTGGGGACTTTCAGGGGAGCCTTCCCTGATGAGCGAATAATGATTGTAGCGGTTCACACTCCACCAAAACAGCGCTTCGAGAGGCTGAAAGCCAGGGGAAGACACGACGATCCAAAAACCTGGGAAGACTTCGAGGAGAGGGATTGGAAAGAGCTGCGCTTCGGAATTGGTGGCGTTATAGCGATGGCTGACTACATGATAATAAACGATGGGACTCACGAGGAGTACGAGAAGAAGGTACGGGAACTGGTTGACATGATTTTAAACGGGATTTAA